From one Brevundimonas sp. PAMC22021 genomic stretch:
- a CDS encoding LytTR family DNA-binding domain-containing protein — protein sequence MTDASAKARQWAIELAACLATGALLGAIGPFGSFLNDVLIIRVAYWVIVFLSCGLAVGLTIRIVTPRARKAGVPIWAWAPAVVLAIALPLAAFTRLVAVAFWAGIGDRVSVADWYGQTLLMCLVYLTLHAVVARSTERPEPRLDKSGSGDPRILRHLPLRLGSDLLCLSMEDHYVRLHTGGGSVLVLMSLSQALAELGDIDGLQVHRSWWVARDAVTGVIKDGRNLRLRLRGGLEAPVSRASVARLRQAGWIETR from the coding sequence ATGACCGACGCGTCAGCCAAGGCAAGACAATGGGCGATCGAACTGGCAGCCTGTCTGGCGACCGGCGCCCTGCTCGGCGCGATCGGCCCGTTCGGCAGTTTCCTCAATGACGTCCTTATCATCAGGGTCGCCTACTGGGTGATCGTCTTCCTGTCCTGCGGCCTGGCTGTGGGCCTGACGATCCGGATCGTGACGCCGCGCGCCCGAAAGGCCGGCGTTCCGATCTGGGCTTGGGCGCCGGCCGTGGTTCTGGCGATCGCCTTGCCCTTAGCCGCGTTCACCCGCCTGGTCGCGGTGGCCTTCTGGGCGGGGATCGGCGATCGTGTGAGCGTGGCGGACTGGTATGGTCAGACACTGCTGATGTGCCTGGTCTACTTGACGCTGCACGCTGTCGTCGCTCGCAGCACCGAGCGGCCTGAGCCACGACTCGACAAATCAGGGTCCGGTGATCCGCGCATCCTGCGACATCTGCCCCTGCGCCTCGGCAGCGACCTTCTGTGTCTGTCGATGGAGGATCATTACGTCCGCCTGCACACGGGCGGGGGCTCGGTGCTGGTGCTGATGTCGCTGAGCCAGGCCCTTGCCGAACTGGGCGACATCGATGGCCTTCAGGTGCATCGATCATGGTGGGTCGCGCGTGACGCCGTGACCGGAGTGATCAAGGATGGGCGCAACCTTCGCCTTCGACTCAGAGGCGGTTTGGAAGCGCCGGTGTCTCGAGCGAGTGTGGCCCGCCTGCGCCAAGCGGGCTGGATCGAAACCAGATAG
- a CDS encoding ABC transporter permease — MIRILIVEARKLNRSLVLLLAAAAPTLVAVFAFFNMLRFEEAQPWAMWLQGAAAIWAFFMLPMSVTALTALVAHMEHGPRAWDQLRALPIARWRIYAAKAICVLVLIAGMSLANLVLTIGAIHLATAVKPELAPTGTLDLAENLITTGKVAAAALLLTAIQFWTAMRWSSFVPALALGIGGTFFAVVATAAKQGVFFPWQMPINMLATDAWRVQTALVLGAGLGLCVFVAAIIHLAGREPA, encoded by the coding sequence ATGATCCGAATTCTGATCGTAGAGGCCCGCAAGCTCAACCGGTCGCTGGTGCTGCTCCTGGCGGCGGCGGCGCCCACGCTGGTGGCCGTCTTCGCCTTCTTCAACATGCTGCGTTTCGAAGAGGCCCAGCCCTGGGCGATGTGGCTGCAAGGCGCGGCCGCCATCTGGGCCTTCTTCATGTTGCCGATGAGCGTGACGGCGCTCACCGCCCTGGTCGCGCACATGGAGCACGGACCGCGCGCCTGGGATCAGCTGCGAGCCCTGCCAATCGCCCGGTGGAGGATCTACGCCGCCAAGGCAATTTGCGTCCTCGTCCTGATCGCCGGCATGAGCCTGGCCAACCTGGTGCTGACGATAGGGGCGATCCATCTCGCGACGGCGGTGAAGCCTGAGCTCGCCCCAACCGGTACGCTGGACCTGGCCGAAAACCTGATCACGACGGGCAAGGTTGCGGCCGCAGCGTTGCTGCTCACCGCGATCCAGTTCTGGACAGCCATGCGCTGGAGCAGCTTCGTTCCCGCCCTGGCGCTCGGCATCGGCGGGACCTTCTTTGCGGTCGTCGCCACCGCCGCGAAACAAGGCGTCTTCTTTCCCTGGCAGATGCCCATCAACATGCTGGCGACGGACGCCTGGCGTGTTCAGACGGCCCTTGTGCTGGGCGCTGGCCTCGGCCTGTGCGTCTTCGTCGCCGCCATCATCCATCTGGCTGGACGAGAGCCGGCCTGA